From Tiliqua scincoides isolate rTilSci1 chromosome 2, rTilSci1.hap2, whole genome shotgun sequence, the proteins below share one genomic window:
- the CYB561D2 gene encoding transmembrane reductase CYB561D2 isoform X1: MALTIETESRIYRSLRAVFGATAHLVSLGFTIFVAVCARPGSSLFSWHPFLMSLAFSFLMTEAVLTFSPESSLLQSLSRKAKVRFHWVLQLLSLTCAVLGLAIITYNKYLNGKDHFVTWHGLTGLVTVLYASMQCMGGLALLYPKLMKNWTLSKLKLYHATSGLIGYLLGCGSLMLGMCSLWFTMSVSGVSWYLTMLCPILTSLVVMNQVSNAYLYRKRIQP, from the exons ATGGCTCTGACAATTGAAACAGAATCACGGATATACCGGTCCCTCAGGGCTGTCTTTGGTGCCACCGCCCACCTTGTCTCTCTTGGATTTACCATCTTTGTAGCTGTGTGTGCCAGACCAGGATCAA GTCTGTTCTCCTGGCATCCTTTCTTAATGTCTCTTGCA tTTTCCTTCCTGATGACAGAAGCTGTGCTGACTTTTTCTCCAGAGAGTTCCTTGCTCCAGTCACTTTCCCGCAAGGCCAAGGTCCGCTTCCACTGGGTTTTGCAGCTGCTGTCCCTCACCTGTGCAGTTCTGGGCTTGGCCATCATCACCTATAATAAGTACCTCAATGGGAAAGACCACTTTGTCACCTGGCATGGCCTAACTGGCTTGGTAACAGTGCTGTATGctagcatgcagtgcatgggtGGGCTTGCTCTGCTCTACCCCAAGCTGATGAAGAACTGGACACTTTCCAAGCTGAAGCTCTATCATGCGACTTCAGGGTTAATCGGGTACCTACTTGGCTGTGGCAGTTTGATGCTGGGTATGTGTTCTTTATGGTTTACCATGTCCGTGAGTGGAGTCTCCTGGTATCTGACTATGCTGTGCCCTATCCTCACCAGCCTGGTTGTCATGAACCAAGTGAGCAATGCCTACCTCTACCGCAAAAGGATCCAGCCATGA
- the CYB561D2 gene encoding transmembrane reductase CYB561D2 isoform X2, with amino-acid sequence MSLAFSFLMTEAVLTFSPESSLLQSLSRKAKVRFHWVLQLLSLTCAVLGLAIITYNKYLNGKDHFVTWHGLTGLVTVLYASMQCMGGLALLYPKLMKNWTLSKLKLYHATSGLIGYLLGCGSLMLGMCSLWFTMSVSGVSWYLTMLCPILTSLVVMNQVSNAYLYRKRIQP; translated from the exons ATGTCTCTTGCA tTTTCCTTCCTGATGACAGAAGCTGTGCTGACTTTTTCTCCAGAGAGTTCCTTGCTCCAGTCACTTTCCCGCAAGGCCAAGGTCCGCTTCCACTGGGTTTTGCAGCTGCTGTCCCTCACCTGTGCAGTTCTGGGCTTGGCCATCATCACCTATAATAAGTACCTCAATGGGAAAGACCACTTTGTCACCTGGCATGGCCTAACTGGCTTGGTAACAGTGCTGTATGctagcatgcagtgcatgggtGGGCTTGCTCTGCTCTACCCCAAGCTGATGAAGAACTGGACACTTTCCAAGCTGAAGCTCTATCATGCGACTTCAGGGTTAATCGGGTACCTACTTGGCTGTGGCAGTTTGATGCTGGGTATGTGTTCTTTATGGTTTACCATGTCCGTGAGTGGAGTCTCCTGGTATCTGACTATGCTGTGCCCTATCCTCACCAGCCTGGTTGTCATGAACCAAGTGAGCAATGCCTACCTCTACCGCAAAAGGATCCAGCCATGA